The Flavobacteriales bacterium sequence AATATGAGAAGTACATGGTCCAGGTTCCCGAATTCGAGCACATGCTCTACGAAGACGGTCTGCACATCATCAAGTTCTGGTTCTCCATTTCCAAGGATGAACAGCAGAGACGATTCAAATCGCGGATGAAGAATCCCTTGAAACAATGGAAATTCAGTGAGGTGGATATGAAAGGTCAGGACCTGTGGGACAGGTACACCCATTTCAAGGAAGAGATGTTCTCCAAGACACACACCAATTTCAGTCCATGGATCATTGTGAAGACCAATGACAAACGCACAGCCCGTCTTGAATCCATCCGACATGTCCTATCACATTTCGACTATGACAGGAAATCAGAGGCCAGTACCACGGTGCTGCCCGACCCCAATGTGATTCTCCGATACTATAGACACATAGAACAAATCGACATCTGATGACAGAGATAATGAATAGAGAGAGCTTGCAGCTCAACACAGCGGATATAGAACTACTCAATACCAAAGTAGGTCTCAAATACCTGCTTGAAGAAAAGAAGACCGATATAGCCAAGGCCTTGCGCATGGCCAAGTACGAGACCCGTCTCAAAGAACTACAGGCCGAATTCATCAAACTCCAGGAGTGGACGATAGAGAATGGTAAGAAGGTGGTGATCATCTTCGAAGGGCGCGATGCCGCAGGGAAAGGTGGTGCCATTCGTAGGATCACCGCTCATATCAACCCGCGGTATTACCGTATAGTCGCTCTACCCAAGCCCAGTGAAGAGGAGGAAGGACAATGGTATTTCCAACGCTACGTCAACAAACTCCCTAAACCGGGAGAGATCGTACTGTTCGACCGGTCATGGTACAATCGGGCCGTGGTAGAACCTGTCAATGGATTCTGCACTAGAGATCAATATGACCGATTCATGGGTCAGATCAATGAGTTCGAGCGCATGGTCAAAGAATCTGAGACCTACCTCATCAAATTCTACTTCTCGATCGATCAGGAAGAACAACAGAAACGCTTCGATGACATCAAATCCAGTCCGCTGAAGAAGTGGAAACTATCACCAGTGGATGAGCGGGCACAAGAACTCTGGGATGAATACACAACCTATAAGGAGAAGATGTTCAGCCATACGGACACCGATATTGCACCATGGGTGATCATCGAGGCCAACAAGAA is a genomic window containing:
- the ppk2 gene encoding polyphosphate kinase 2, encoding MTEIMNRESLQLNTADIELLNTKVGLKYLLEEKKTDIAKALRMAKYETRLKELQAEFIKLQEWTIENGKKVVIIFEGRDAAGKGGAIRRITAHINPRYYRIVALPKPSEEEEGQWYFQRYVNKLPKPGEIVLFDRSWYNRAVVEPVNGFCTRDQYDRFMGQINEFERMVKESETYLIKFYFSIDQEEQQKRFDDIKSSPLKKWKLSPVDERAQELWDEYTTYKEKMFSHTDTDIAPWVIIEANKKTEARVAALEHILQTIPYEQK